Genomic DNA from Clavibacter michiganensis:
GCGTCGACGAACGTCGCGGGATACAGGTCGAGCGGCGGGGTGTTGACGAGGTCCTTGGTGCCCGCGACGGCTCCCGCGACCGCGACGGCGCGCGCGACCGCCTCATCGGCGTCCTCGGGCGTCCAGGAGTCCCCCTGCGCGACCACGGTGACGGACGAGGCGCGCGGCTTCTGGCCGGCGAGCGAGTCGCGGCGGTAGGAGTCGAAGGAGTAGACCCCGAGCGCCGCACCCTCCAGCACGGCGGTGAGCTCCTCGAGCGACGCGACCGGCACCGCCACCGCGACCCGCTCCACACCGCGCAGCTGGCGGGTCGCGCTGCCCACGGCGTAGCGGAGCGCGACGGCGTCCAGGGGCCCCGATCCCAGGCCCACGAGCGCGACGGTGCGGGCGGCGGTGCCGGTCCCGGCGACGCGGACGACCTCGTCGCGGCCCCCCGTGACGCCGATCGCGGACAGGCCGTCCACGTCGAGCCCGAGGCCCTCGGGCGCGTGCACCCGGATCCCCTCCTTCTCGCTGGAGACGGCGACGACGAGCGCGTCGGCCTCCACGTCGACGGCGCGGTCGGAGGACACGGAGAGCTGGGGGAGGGTCATGGGCGACGAGCCTACCCATGCAGGCATGCGTCCCGGATCGGAGCGCGGGCCCCCGACGACCCGGCGGATGCGGGCGTCCCGGCGCCCTCGGCGAGCGTGTTCGCTCTCGGCGGCACGCGCGACGCCCCGCCGGGGAGGGGCCGTCGGAGGCGCGGCTTAGAGTGGATCCATGGCAGATGCGGACGGACTGTACGAGATCGACACCGACATCGGCGAGGTCCCGACCGGCCTGCCCCTGGTCGCCGGGCTGACCGGTTTCTCCGACGCGGGATCCGGCGTGTCCCAGGTCAGCGAGTACCTCCTGAGCACCCTGAGCCACCGCGACGTGCTGCGCTTCGACACCGACACCCTCCTCGACTACCGTGCCCGCCGCCCCACCATCTACTTCGACCAGGACCACCTCGCCGACTATCGACCGGCCCGGCTGGCGCTCTACCTGGCGCACGACGAGATCGGGCAGCCGTTCCTCCTGCTCACCGGGTTCGAGCCCGACTTCCGCTGGGAGGCGTTCACCGCGGCCGTCCTGGGGATCGTCGACCGCTACCGGGTCTCGACGACCACCTGGGTGCACGCCATCCCCATGCCGGTCCCGCACACGCGCGACATCAACGTCACCGTGAGCGGGAACCGCACCGAGCTGATCGACGCGCTCAGCGTGTGGAAGCCGAACACCCAAGTGCCGGCGAACGCGCTGCACCTGGTGGAGCACCGCCTGCACGACGCCGGGCACCCCGTCGCGGGATTCGTGCTCCTCGTCCCGCACTACCTCGCGGACACGGAGTTCCCCCTCGCCGCTGTCGCCGCGTTGGAGAGCATCAGCGCGGCCACGGGCCTCATCTTCCCGACCGACCGCCTCCGCGAGGAGGGCCGCGACTTCGTCGGCCGCATCGACGAGCAGGTGGCGGGCAACCAGGAGCTGGCGCGCCTGGTCACGACGCTCGAGGAGCGCTACGACAGCTACATGGAGGACACGCCCCTGAAGTCGCCGCTCACCGACGAGGACGGGGCGCTGCCGACGGCGGACGAGATCGCGGCCGAGCTGGAGAAGTTCCTCGCACGGCGCCGCCCCGGCGACGGCGACGCGGCCTGACGGCCTCGAGCTGATCCGCGCGCGGGCCGTCCGGGCCCGCCGCGACGCACGCGCCGGGCCGGTATCCTCGTGCCGATGAGCACCCGCCGCGCCCGCATCGTCCTCGGCGTGGCCATGGTCGCGTACCTCTCCTCCGTTCTCCAGCGCGGGTCGCTCGGCATCGCGTCCGTCGAGGCGGGGGAGCGCTTCCACGTCTCGGCATCGCTGCTCTCGACGCTCGCCGTCACGCAGCTCGTCGTGTACGCCGCGCTGCAGATCCCGGTCGGCGTGCTGATCGATCGGATCGGCCCGCGCGCTCTGCTCGCGACCGGCGCGCTGCTCATGGTGGCCGGGCAGGTCACCCTGGCGCTCTCCACGTCGCTCGAGGTCGCGATCGTCGGACGCATGCTCGTGGGCGCCGGCGACGCGATGACGTTCGTGTCGGGTCTGCGACTCATCAACTCCTGGTTCTCGGGTCCCCGCGTGCCGGTGCTGTCGCAGTGGTTCGCCAACGTCGGGCAGCTCGGGCAGGTGCTCTCGGCGATCCCGCTCTCGCTCGTGCTGCACACGGCGGGGTGGACGCCCGCGTTCCTGGGGTCCGCGTCCCTCGCCGTCGTCGCCCTCATCGCGGTCGTCGTGGCCGTGCGCGACCGGCCCGCGGGGGACGCGCCACCTCCCCGGCTGCCGTGGGGCGACTCGATGCGCGAGCTCGGCCGGAGCCTGCGTCGCCCGGGGACGCAGCTTGGTTTCTGGTCCCACTTCGTCACGCAGTCGTCGGGTGTGGTATTCAGCCTGCTCTGGGGCTTCCCGTTCCTCGTGGGCGCCCTGGGGTACAGCCCGGCGCTCGCGTCCGGGCTCCTCATCGTGATCGTGGCGTCCGGGATGGTGGTGGGGCCCGTGATCGGCATCCTCACCGGGCGATTCCCGTTCCGGCGCTCCAACCTCGTCCTCGGCGTCGTGGCGATGATGGGCGCGGCCTGGGCGGTCCTGCTCCTCTGGCCGGGCACGCCCCCGCTGCCGGTCGTGGTCCTCGTGGTCGTCGCGATCGGCATCGGCGGCCCCGGCTCGCAGGTCGGTCTCGACTTCGCGCGCACGTTCAACCCTCCCCGGAGCCTCGGCGCGGCGTCCGGCATCGTGAACGTCGCCGGGTTCACCGCGAGCTTCACGATGATGCTGCTCATCGGCATCGCTCTCGACGTGCAGGACGGGATCCGGGTCGCGGGCGGGGCGCCGAGCGACCTCTACGCGTTCGACTCCTTCCGCGTCGCCTTCGCCGTGCAGTACCTCGTCGTCGGCTTCGGCGCGGTGATGCTGGTGCGCACCCGGCGGCGGACGCGGCGGCTCCTGGCGGACGAGGGAATACGGGTGGGGCCCCTCTGGGTTGCCTACCTCGACAGGCGACGCCGACGCCGCACATGACGCCGGCCCGCACACGTGCGGCAGTGGCTCGCCCCCGCGCCCATCCGTGCAATAATCAGGTACGGACCCGTTCATGTCCTGCATCGCGCGCCACCTCGGTGGCGGCATCACCTCGGTGGTGTTCGAGCAGCGGACTTGACATGGGTCCTAGCAATGTCCGAAAACAACCCCGACCCACCTCCGGCAGGTCACCCCGCAGCGTCACCGCGGAGCGCACGACCGGTCGTCGTGGGGACGAAAGGTGTTCGCATGGCCACCCCCTCCACCCCGTCCGCCACCCTGGACGCGGCCGCCGCGACCGGCACGGCCGACGACGCCGCGACGGGTGAGGCGAAGGCACCCGCGAAGCGCGCCCCCGCCCGCAAGACCGCGGCGACCAAGGCACCCGCGGCGAAGGCCGCGACCACCGCGAAGGCCCCGACCAAGGCCGCCGCGGCGAAGGCCGCGGCAGCAGCAGAGGCCGACGGGACCGCCTCCGAGGATGCCTCCACGGCTCCTGCCAAGGCGCCCACAGCCCGTGCGAAGGCCGCCGCCGCCAAGAAGGCCGCTGCCGCGTCAG
This window encodes:
- a CDS encoding proteasome assembly chaperone family protein codes for the protein MADADGLYEIDTDIGEVPTGLPLVAGLTGFSDAGSGVSQVSEYLLSTLSHRDVLRFDTDTLLDYRARRPTIYFDQDHLADYRPARLALYLAHDEIGQPFLLLTGFEPDFRWEAFTAAVLGIVDRYRVSTTTWVHAIPMPVPHTRDINVTVSGNRTELIDALSVWKPNTQVPANALHLVEHRLHDAGHPVAGFVLLVPHYLADTEFPLAAVAALESISAATGLIFPTDRLREEGRDFVGRIDEQVAGNQELARLVTTLEERYDSYMEDTPLKSPLTDEDGALPTADEIAAELEKFLARRRPGDGDAA
- a CDS encoding MFS transporter, producing the protein MSTRRARIVLGVAMVAYLSSVLQRGSLGIASVEAGERFHVSASLLSTLAVTQLVVYAALQIPVGVLIDRIGPRALLATGALLMVAGQVTLALSTSLEVAIVGRMLVGAGDAMTFVSGLRLINSWFSGPRVPVLSQWFANVGQLGQVLSAIPLSLVLHTAGWTPAFLGSASLAVVALIAVVVAVRDRPAGDAPPPRLPWGDSMRELGRSLRRPGTQLGFWSHFVTQSSGVVFSLLWGFPFLVGALGYSPALASGLLIVIVASGMVVGPVIGILTGRFPFRRSNLVLGVVAMMGAAWAVLLLWPGTPPLPVVVLVVVAIGIGGPGSQVGLDFARTFNPPRSLGAASGIVNVAGFTASFTMMLLIGIALDVQDGIRVAGGAPSDLYAFDSFRVAFAVQYLVVGFGAVMLVRTRRRTRRLLADEGIRVGPLWVAYLDRRRRRRT